From a region of the Zingiber officinale cultivar Zhangliang chromosome 4B, Zo_v1.1, whole genome shotgun sequence genome:
- the LOC121976835 gene encoding UPF0481 protein At3g47200-like, whose amino-acid sequence MDWVASLKMKVLDTKFRDRNREPTIYRVPDLLKSVDPQAYEPLLVSLGPYHRHKPHLQAMNQLKWKYLKFILEEKPSMALEDYVDLIKNVETRARDAYSEEVNMSSNSFVEMMLLDGFFVMLTIMERNYPMQISEESTLWTGNVVVRDIFMLENQLPFFLLETLYKSAFPLGVPFRNLALKFIRIHFSTNLKLPTDNDNETFHHIIHLFLSCIDPTTNHGNGNGNQSSTCGYLCTVPDVHVPDLPWIPNATVGCDFGIRFKRKRKQRAKSFLDITFHDEELEIPQLQIVGRTNSLLRNLIAYEQCSTDSKFHVTSYVVLMSNLINTAADVELLQQHEIIIGYLGGSHEIVTLFKKLGANVTYKSHDFYLMDVFTDMRKHYHARFNNWRAMMNRDYFGDPWRSLSIFGALPILVLTMIQTVYAVLSYAQSSH is encoded by the coding sequence ATGGACTGGGTAGCCTCATTGAAGATGAAGGTGTTAGACACAAAATTCAGGGACAGAAACAGAGAGCCAACAATATACAGAGTCCCGGATTTGTTGAAAAGTGTCGACCCCCAAGCCTATGAGCCATTGCTCGTCTCGCTCGGCCCCTACCACCGTCACAAACCTCATCTACAGGCCATGAATCAGCTCAAATGGAAGTACCTCAAGTTTATCCTCGAGGAGAAACCTAGTATGGCCTTGGAGGACTATGTGGATCTGATCAAGAATGTGGAAACGCGAGCACGCGATGCCTATTCGGAGGAAGTGAACATGAGCAGCAACAGCTTTGTGGAAATGATGTTGCTGGACGGATTCTTTGTGATGCTTACAATAATGGAGAGGAACTACCCGATGCAGATTTCAGAAGAGAGTACCTTGTGGACTGGAAATGTAGTAGTTCGCGATATCTTCATGCTCGAAAACCagcttcctttctttcttcttgaaacttTGTACAAGTCTGCATTTCCTCTCGGCGTTCCATTTCGAAATCTAGCATTGAAGTTCATCCGCATACATTTCTCAACAAACTTGAAACTTCCCACCGACAATGACAATGAGACTTTTCATCACATAATTCATCTTTTTCTTTCTTGCATTGATCCGACAACAAACCATGGCAATGGCAATGGCAATCAGTCATCCACATGTGGCTACCTCTGCACTGTTCCAGATGTCCATGTCCCCGACTTACCATGGATTCCCAATGCTACGGTAGGTTGTGATTTTGGAATTCGATTCAAAAGAAAACGAAAACAGAGAGCCAAGAGTTTCCTGGACATTACATTTCATGACGAAGAGTTGGAGATTCCCCAACTTCAAATAGTGGGCCGCACCAACTCGCTGTTGAGAAATCTTATCGCGTACGAGCAATGTTCAACGGATTCCAAGTTCCATGTTACATCCTATGTGGTGCTTATGAGTAACCTCATCAATACGGCAGCAGATGTCGAATTGCTTCAACAACATGAAATCATTATTGGCTACTTAGGGGGCAGCCATGAAATTGTCACTCTATTTAAAAAACTTGGAGCGAATGTCACCTATAAATCACATGATTTCTACCTTATGGATGTCTTCACGGACATGAGGAAGCACTACCACGCTAGATTCAACAATTGGCGCGCAATGATGAATCGCGATTACTTTGGTGATCCTTGGAGATCTCTCTCAATATTTGGTGCTCTTCCCATATTGGTCCTTACTATGATACAAACCGTGTATGCTGTTCTGAGCTACGCTCAGTCGTCACACTAG